A genomic region of Phocoena sinus isolate mPhoSin1 chromosome 18, mPhoSin1.pri, whole genome shotgun sequence contains the following coding sequences:
- the KCNRG gene encoding potassium channel regulatory protein yields the protein MSSQELVTLNVGGKIFTTRSSTLKQFPASRLTRMLDGRDQEFKMVGGQIFVDRDGVLFSFVLDFLRTHQLLLPTDFSDYLRLQREAVFYELDPLVDLLNQEHLLQPRPALVEVHFLSRNTQAFFRVFGSCSKTIEMLTGRITVFIEQPSAPTWSSNSFPPQMTLLPLPPQRPSYHDLVFQCGSDSTTDNQTGIRYVSIKPDNRKLANGTNVLGLLIDTLLMEGFHLVSTRTVSSEDKTECYSFERIKKPEALAMNKTLKPETTLMPEQSQKKK from the exons ATGAGTAGTCAGGAACTGGTCACTTTGAACGTGGGAGGGAAGATATTCACCACAAGGTCTTCAACCTTAAAGCAGTTTCCTGCCTCTCGGTTGACACGTATGTTAGATGGCAGAGACCAAGAATTCAAGATGGTTGGTGGCCAGATTTTTGTGGACAGAGATggtgttttatttagttttgtcttAGATTTTTTGAGAACTCACCAGCTTTTATTACCCACTGACTTTTCAGACTATCTCAGGCTTCAGAGGGAGGCTGTATTCTATGAACTTGATCCTCTGGTGGATCTCTTAAACCAAGAACACCTGCTACAGCCAAGACCTGCTCTTGTGGAGGTACATTTCCTAAGCCGAAACACTCAAGCTTTTTTTAGGGTGTTTGGCTCTTGCAGCAAAACAATCGAGATGTTAACTGGGAGAATTACAGTGTTTATAGAGCAACCTTCAGCACCGACCTGGAGTAGTAACTCCTTCCCTCCTCAGATGACCTTACTTCCACTGCCTCCACAAAGACCTTCTTACCATGACCTGGTTTTCCAATGCGGCTCTGACAGCACGACTGATAACCAAACTGGAATCag GTATGTTTCTATAAAACCTGATAACCGAAAACTGGCCAACGGAACTAATGTCCTCGGCTTACTGATTGACACTTTATTAATGGAAGGCTTCCATCTGGTCAGCACCAGAACAGTATCCTCTGAAGACAAAACTGAATGCTATAgctttgaaaggataaaaaagCCTGAAGCTCTTGCCATGAACAAAACACTGAAACCAGAGACTACCCTCATGCCAGAgcaatctcagaaaaagaaatga
- the TRIM13 gene encoding E3 ubiquitin-protein ligase TRIM13, with amino-acid sequence MELLEEDLTCPICCSLFDDPRVLPCSHNFCKKCLEGILEGNVRNSLWRSSPFKCPTCRKETSATGVSSLQVNYSLKGIVEKYNKIKISPKMPVCKGHLGQPLNIFCLTDMQLICGICATRGDHTKHVFCSIEDAYAQERDAFESLFQSFETWRRGDALSRLDTLETSKRKSLQLLTKDSDKVKEFFEKLQHTLDQKKNEILSDFETMKLAVMQAYDPEINKLNTILQEQRMAFNIAEAFKDVSEPIIFLQQMQEFREKIKVIKETPLPPSNLPSSPLMKNFDTSQWEDIKLVDVDKLSLPQDTGTFISKIPWNFYLLFVVIILLGLLIFFSPTIFLEWSLFDEITTWKDNLSNFSFYLTKSADFVEQSVFYWEQLADGFFIFSERLKNFTLVVLNNVAEFVCKYKLL; translated from the coding sequence ATGGAGCTGCTTGAAGAAGATCTCACGTGCCCAATTTGCTGCAGTCTGTTTGACGATCCTCGAGTTTTGCCTTGCTCGCATAACTTTTGCAAAAAATGCTTAGAAGGGATCTTAGAGGGGAATGTGCGGAATTCATTGTGGAGATCATCTCCATTCAAGTGccccacatgccgcaaggaaACTTCAGCCACCGGAGTCAGTAGCCTGCAGGTTAATTACTCCCTCAAGGGTATTGTGGAAAAGTATAACAAGATCAAGATCTCTCCCAAAATGCCAGTGTGCAAAGGACACTTGGGGCAGCCTCTCAACATTTTCTGCCTGACTGATATGCAGCTGATTTGTGGGATCTGTGCTACTCGTGGTGACCACACCAAGCATGTCTTCTGTTCTATCGAAGATGCCTATGCTCAGGAAAGGGATGCCTTTGAGTCCCTCTTCCAGAGCTTTGAGACCTGGCGTCGGGGAGATGCTCTTTCTCGCTTGGATACCTTGGAAACTAGCAAAAGGAAATCTCTACAGTTGCTGACTAAAGATTCAGATAAAGTGAAGGAGTTTTTTGAGAAGTTACAACACACATTAGatcaaaagaagaatgaaatcctTTCTGACTTTGAGACCATGAAACTTGCAGTTATGCAGGCCTATGACCCAGAGATCAACAAACTCAACACCATCTTGCAGGAACAACGAATGGCCTTTAACATTGCTGAGGCTTTCAAAGATGTGTCAGAACCCATCATATTTCTGCAACAGATGCAGGAGttcagggagaaaataaaagtcatcaaGGAAACTCCTTTGCCTCCCTCTAATTTGCCCTCAAGCCCTTTAATGAAGAACTTTGATACCAGTCAGTGGGAAGACATAAAACTAGTAGATGTGGATAAACTTTCTTTGCCTCAAGACACTGGCACATTCATTAGCAAGATTCCTTGGAACTTTTATCTGTTATTTGTGGTAATCATTCTGCTGGgccttctcattttcttcagtCCTACCATATTCCTAGAATGGTCTTTATTTGATGAAATCACAACTTGGAAAGACAATCTTTCAAACTTTAGTTTCTACCTGACTAAATCAGCTGATTTTGTAGAACAATCAGTTTTCTACTGGGAACAGTTGGCAGATgggtttttcattttcagtgaaaGATTAAAGAATTTcactttggtggtgctgaacaaTGTGGCAGAATTTGTGTGCAAATATAAACTGTTATAA